In Streptomyces sp. NBC_01707, a genomic segment contains:
- a CDS encoding MFS transporter — MSHTSPARYTARTDNAVRRSRAHPAHRRRGLGATASLALLASIIVSLLAASSAPTPLYAIYQQHWGFSPITITVVFGVYALAVLISLLVVGKISDHVGRRPVLLAALGAQAVAMVVFATAGGEGALLAARVIQGVGTGAALGAIGAGMLDIDPRRGGFLNSFAPALGTAGGALVSGLIVQYLPVPTRLVYVVLLGVFVLQALGVLALRETVSRKPGALASMAPEIKLPKAARTPVAIAAPVLFAVWALAGFYGALGPAIIRTLVDSTSVVWGGLPLFVLAGSAGLAVLVLRGTSTRTVMLLGAGALVTGVTITLVSIGSGTGGAAATTGFFVGSAIAGFGFGSGFQGGIRMVMPQTQPHERAGVLSLLYVVSYLGLGVPAVIGGVLVVHGGGLLQTAREYGIAVIVLTAAALVGLLLSGRRAEPAAAAWTVVGPTPEAVPAPQNARVPQTIGGIE, encoded by the coding sequence ATGAGCCACACATCCCCTGCGCGCTACACGGCCCGTACGGACAACGCCGTACGACGGTCTCGTGCGCACCCCGCGCACCGACGAAGGGGCCTGGGGGCCACCGCCTCACTCGCCCTGCTCGCCTCGATCATCGTGTCGCTGCTGGCGGCATCCAGCGCCCCGACGCCGCTCTACGCGATCTACCAGCAGCACTGGGGCTTCTCGCCGATCACCATCACCGTCGTCTTCGGTGTCTACGCGCTCGCCGTGCTGATCTCGCTCCTGGTGGTCGGCAAGATCTCCGACCACGTCGGGCGCCGGCCGGTCCTCCTGGCGGCGCTGGGCGCACAGGCCGTGGCGATGGTCGTCTTCGCGACCGCCGGTGGGGAGGGCGCACTGTTGGCCGCCCGTGTCATCCAGGGCGTGGGCACCGGCGCCGCGCTCGGCGCGATCGGCGCCGGCATGCTGGACATCGACCCGCGCAGGGGCGGCTTCCTGAACTCCTTCGCGCCGGCCTTGGGCACCGCCGGCGGCGCCCTGGTCTCCGGGCTGATCGTCCAGTACCTGCCCGTACCCACCCGGCTCGTCTACGTCGTACTGCTCGGTGTGTTCGTCCTGCAGGCGCTCGGCGTGCTCGCTCTGCGCGAGACGGTGAGCCGCAAGCCGGGTGCGCTGGCCAGCATGGCTCCCGAGATCAAGCTGCCCAAGGCCGCCCGCACCCCGGTTGCGATCGCCGCCCCCGTGCTGTTCGCGGTGTGGGCGCTGGCCGGCTTCTACGGCGCTCTGGGCCCGGCCATCATCCGGACCCTCGTGGACTCGACCTCCGTCGTGTGGGGCGGGCTGCCGCTGTTCGTGCTCGCCGGTTCCGCGGGCCTGGCCGTCCTGGTGCTGCGCGGGACCTCGACGCGCACGGTGATGCTGCTCGGCGCCGGCGCACTCGTTACCGGTGTGACGATCACCCTGGTGTCCATCGGTTCGGGCACCGGCGGCGCAGCCGCCACGACCGGGTTCTTCGTGGGCAGCGCGATCGCCGGCTTCGGCTTCGGCAGCGGCTTCCAGGGCGGTATCCGGATGGTGATGCCGCAGACGCAGCCGCACGAGCGGGCAGGTGTGCTGTCCCTGCTCTACGTGGTGTCCTACCTGGGCCTGGGCGTACCTGCGGTGATCGGCGGAGTGCTGGTCGTGCACGGAGGCGGGTTGCTGCAAACCGCCCGGGAGTACGGCATCGCCGTCATCGTGTTGACGGCCGCCGCGCTGGTCGGGCTGCTGCTCAGCGGCCGCCGCGCGGAGCCGGCGGCAGCGGCTTGGACGGTGGTCGGCCCCACGCCCGAGGCCGTACCCGCTCCCCAGAACGCACGGGTTCCGCAGACCATCGGTGGGATAGAGTAG
- a CDS encoding nitronate monooxygenase — translation MPPHRRNTPMTVSPRTLSPLLDLGVSAPVLAAPMAGGPTTPALVTAAARAAGLGFLAGGYRTADALAEQIAQVRSDGVAFGVNLFAPNPAPVDREAFHRYAGTIAPDAQAHGVDVRAAGIVEDDDHWSDKIDLLLSDPVPVVSFTFGIPEAAVIAALHAAGTLVVQTVTSPAEARQAQETGADLLAVQASAAGGHSGTLTPQRIPEPVSLADLLGQVRRAVPLPLVAAGGVATPADVTGALRAGATAVMVGTVLLRADEAGTSKPHRTALADPARTRTVVTRAFTGRPARALRNDFTDRYSALAPAGYPALHHLTSPMRKAAAAAEDPERINLWAGTGYRHATAEPTAQILQRLASGL, via the coding sequence GTGCCACCGCACAGGAGGAACACACCCATGACAGTCTCGCCCAGGACGCTCTCGCCACTGCTCGACCTCGGGGTGAGCGCCCCGGTCCTCGCCGCGCCGATGGCCGGCGGCCCCACCACGCCCGCGTTGGTCACCGCGGCGGCTCGGGCTGCCGGACTCGGGTTCCTCGCCGGCGGCTACCGGACCGCCGACGCGCTGGCCGAGCAGATCGCGCAAGTGCGCTCCGACGGCGTGGCCTTCGGCGTCAACCTGTTCGCGCCCAACCCTGCGCCGGTCGACCGTGAGGCGTTCCACCGGTACGCCGGCACGATCGCACCTGACGCCCAGGCGCACGGCGTCGACGTCCGGGCAGCTGGAATCGTCGAGGACGACGACCACTGGTCGGACAAGATCGACCTGTTGCTGTCCGACCCGGTGCCGGTCGTCAGCTTCACCTTCGGCATACCTGAGGCAGCCGTGATCGCCGCGCTCCACGCCGCCGGGACACTGGTCGTCCAGACGGTCACCTCGCCCGCCGAGGCCCGACAGGCCCAGGAAACCGGAGCGGACCTGCTGGCCGTACAGGCCTCGGCGGCAGGAGGGCACTCCGGCACACTGACCCCGCAGCGCATTCCGGAACCCGTGTCCCTGGCCGACCTGTTGGGACAGGTGCGCCGAGCGGTGCCCCTGCCACTCGTCGCCGCTGGTGGAGTGGCCACCCCGGCGGACGTGACCGGGGCGCTGCGTGCCGGAGCCACGGCGGTCATGGTCGGCACCGTCTTGCTGCGCGCGGACGAGGCCGGCACATCAAAACCTCACCGGACCGCATTGGCCGACCCGGCGCGGACCCGGACCGTGGTGACCCGGGCGTTCACAGGCCGTCCCGCAAGGGCGCTGCGCAACGACTTCACCGACCGGTACAGCGCCCTCGCCCCGGCCGGTTATCCCGCACTGCACCACCTGACCAGCCCGATGCGCAAGGCTGCCGCTGCCGCGGAAGACCCTGAGCGGATCAACCTGTGGGCCGGCACCGGATACCGCCATGCCACCGCCGAGCCGACCGCGCAGATCCTGCAGCGGCTGGCGTCCGGACTCTGA
- a CDS encoding DsbA family oxidoreductase — translation MRVEIWTDIACPWCYIGKARFERALAAFDHRDDVEVVHRSFELNPKAENGTTPIIDAVAAQYGRTRGQQVAREEYAASEAHAEGLGFKVGARVHGNTFDVHRLLHFAKARGLQVELMDLAFRVNFADERSIYDRATLVSLAVEVGLDDAEVRQVLADAEAYAEEVRADERQAAELGAGGVPFFVLDRQYGVSGLQSIELFSQALEQAWQNRPAPRH, via the coding sequence ATGCGCGTGGAGATCTGGACCGATATCGCCTGCCCCTGGTGCTACATCGGCAAAGCACGATTCGAGCGAGCCCTCGCAGCCTTCGATCATCGCGACGACGTCGAGGTGGTCCACCGGTCATTCGAACTCAACCCGAAGGCCGAGAACGGTACGACACCGATCATCGACGCCGTCGCGGCCCAGTACGGCCGCACCCGCGGGCAGCAGGTCGCAAGAGAGGAGTACGCCGCGTCCGAAGCGCACGCCGAGGGACTCGGTTTCAAGGTCGGTGCGCGCGTCCACGGCAACACCTTCGACGTCCACCGCCTGCTGCACTTCGCGAAGGCCCGCGGCCTCCAGGTCGAGCTGATGGATCTCGCCTTCCGGGTGAACTTCGCTGACGAGCGCTCTATCTACGACAGGGCAACGCTGGTGAGCCTGGCCGTCGAAGTGGGCCTCGACGACGCAGAGGTGCGCCAGGTGCTCGCCGATGCCGAGGCGTACGCCGAGGAGGTACGGGCCGACGAGCGACAGGCCGCCGAACTGGGCGCAGGCGGCGTGCCGTTCTTCGTGCTGGACCGGCAGTACGGCGTAAGCGGACTGCAGTCCATCGAGCTGTTCAGCCAGGCACTGGAGCAGGCATGGCAGAACCGTCCGGCGCCGCGGCACTGA
- a CDS encoding mycothione reductase, which translates to MRHYDLVVLGTGSGNMLLDGFAHLRVAVVEPARFGGTCLNRGCIPSKMFVVTADAVEGARAAARLGVNATVEHADWQAIRDRVFHRIDPLHDSALNYRRENGVHVYTEEGRFVAPKVLQVGTEQITADTFIVAVGSRPVVPDIPGLDTVPFHTSDTIMRVDEVPASMAVIGGGFIAAEFSHVFGAFGTDITIVQRGPRLLMAEDEQVSARFTELASQRHRVLVEAAVTSVERDADGVAVTVTCPGGGHVVRAATLLVSVGRRPNTDRLDAAAGGLELDGHGHIVTDSAYRTSVPDVWALGDVANHFQLKHMANAEARLVRHNVLHPKDVRTLANNVAPHAVFTNPQIASVGLTEQEAHRRGIEYLVSTRDYAETAYGWALEDTTSFVKVLADPLDRTILGAHIIGPQAATLIQPLIQAMTLGLTVDQVARDVLYIHPALTEVVEQALLAL; encoded by the coding sequence GTGCGGCATTACGATCTTGTGGTTCTGGGGACGGGCAGCGGCAACATGCTGCTCGACGGGTTTGCTCATCTGCGCGTCGCTGTCGTGGAACCGGCCCGCTTCGGTGGTACCTGTCTCAACCGGGGCTGCATCCCGAGCAAGATGTTCGTCGTCACCGCCGACGCGGTCGAGGGCGCGCGGGCGGCGGCGCGGCTCGGCGTCAACGCCACCGTTGAGCACGCCGACTGGCAGGCCATCCGTGACCGGGTGTTCCACCGCATCGATCCCCTGCATGACAGCGCGCTGAACTACCGCAGGGAAAACGGCGTCCACGTGTACACCGAAGAGGGACGCTTCGTCGCGCCGAAGGTGCTGCAGGTCGGAACCGAGCAGATCACCGCTGACACGTTCATCGTCGCCGTCGGGTCACGGCCTGTGGTGCCGGACATCCCCGGACTCGACACCGTGCCCTTCCACACCTCGGACACCATCATGCGGGTCGACGAGGTGCCCGCATCCATGGCCGTCATCGGTGGAGGTTTCATCGCGGCCGAGTTCAGTCATGTGTTCGGTGCGTTCGGTACGGATATCACGATCGTGCAGCGGGGGCCGCGCCTGCTGATGGCGGAGGACGAGCAGGTGTCGGCCCGGTTCACCGAACTCGCGTCGCAGCGACATCGGGTACTGGTCGAGGCCGCCGTCACCTCCGTCGAACGGGATGCCGACGGCGTCGCGGTCACCGTGACCTGCCCGGGTGGCGGCCATGTCGTGCGGGCGGCGACGCTGCTGGTGTCCGTCGGCCGCCGCCCCAACACCGACCGGCTGGACGCGGCCGCAGGCGGGCTGGAACTCGACGGACACGGCCACATCGTGACCGACAGCGCCTACCGCACGTCAGTACCGGACGTCTGGGCGCTCGGCGACGTTGCGAACCACTTCCAGCTCAAACACATGGCGAATGCCGAAGCGCGGCTGGTGCGGCACAACGTGCTCCATCCAAAGGACGTGCGCACACTGGCCAACAACGTTGCGCCGCATGCGGTCTTCACAAACCCGCAGATCGCGAGTGTCGGACTGACCGAGCAAGAGGCGCACCGCCGCGGGATCGAGTACCTGGTCAGTACGCGTGACTACGCGGAGACCGCATACGGATGGGCGCTGGAGGACACCACCAGCTTCGTGAAGGTTCTGGCCGATCCCCTCGATCGCACGATCCTTGGCGCGCACATCATCGGCCCGCAGGCAGCGACACTCATCCAGCCATTGATCCAGGCGATGACGCTGGGCCTGACGGTGGACCAGGTCGCCCGGGACGTGCTGTACATCCACCCGGCCCTGACCGAAGTGGTCGAACAGGCTCTGCTGGCTTTGTAG
- a CDS encoding GNAT family N-acetyltransferase, producing MTIVLGTPTAGGVREAMGALREWQYDGAPMQLHSGDIGWNYRFGTAETAAVVRTWSRRGRILAVGMLDSPTVLRMTVAPEAFQDEDLARRLVEDLSLPERGVLPEGAVSIEAPLGLLLHDLLTKEGWGVDEPWTPLFRDLAEAVEDPGVRIKAIGPEQAQDFADVLRSAFNTSRPTREYWHAMSAGPFHSDARCLGVYDAQGNPAAMVTVWSAGPGKPGLVEPMGVHEDHRGRGYGRAITVAGAAALREMGSSSVRVCTPSSNVGGVATYKAAGFEARPEIGDRIRKV from the coding sequence ATGACGATTGTGCTGGGAACGCCGACTGCAGGCGGGGTGCGCGAGGCCATGGGCGCGCTGCGGGAGTGGCAGTACGACGGAGCGCCGATGCAGCTGCATTCGGGGGACATCGGCTGGAACTATCGGTTCGGAACGGCTGAGACGGCCGCGGTGGTTCGGACCTGGAGCCGGCGCGGACGGATTCTCGCCGTCGGGATGCTGGACTCGCCGACGGTGTTGCGGATGACGGTCGCTCCCGAGGCTTTCCAGGACGAGGACTTGGCACGGCGGCTTGTCGAGGACCTTTCGCTGCCTGAGCGCGGCGTGCTGCCGGAAGGAGCGGTGTCCATCGAGGCACCGCTGGGCCTGCTGCTTCACGACCTGCTGACCAAGGAGGGCTGGGGCGTCGACGAGCCGTGGACGCCGCTCTTCCGCGACCTCGCGGAAGCGGTGGAGGACCCCGGCGTGCGGATCAAGGCGATCGGTCCGGAGCAGGCGCAGGACTTCGCCGACGTTCTGCGGTCGGCGTTCAACACCTCGCGGCCTACGCGTGAGTACTGGCATGCGATGTCGGCGGGGCCGTTCCATTCCGACGCCCGCTGCCTGGGCGTCTACGACGCCCAGGGCAACCCAGCGGCGATGGTGACGGTCTGGTCGGCCGGCCCGGGGAAGCCCGGACTGGTCGAGCCGATGGGCGTCCACGAGGACCACCGCGGTCGCGGATACGGCCGGGCGATCACCGTCGCCGGGGCGGCCGCGCTGCGGGAGATGGGCTCGTCGAGCGTTCGTGTGTGCACACCGAGCTCCAACGTCGGTGGCGTCGCCACGTACAAGGCGGCCGGGTTCGAGGCGAGGCCGGAGATCGGCGACCGGATCCGCAAGGTCTGA
- a CDS encoding muconolactone Delta-isomerase family protein produces the protein MKEFLVELTTTVPEGTEQAEVDRRRAAEAVRAGELAATGHLVRLWRPVGELRSIGLWRAADEVELHEKVLGTLPLWSWMTPVVTSLQSHPNDPGRAGGAD, from the coding sequence ATGAAGGAGTTTTTGGTCGAGCTCACCACTACCGTCCCCGAGGGCACCGAGCAGGCGGAGGTCGACCGTCGCCGCGCAGCCGAAGCCGTACGAGCGGGGGAGCTGGCTGCTACGGGACATCTGGTCAGGCTGTGGCGCCCGGTGGGTGAACTGCGCAGCATCGGATTGTGGCGCGCCGCCGACGAAGTCGAGCTGCATGAGAAGGTGCTCGGTACCCTGCCCCTCTGGTCGTGGATGACCCCGGTGGTCACCTCCCTCCAGTCACACCCCAACGATCCGGGTCGGGCCGGCGGCGCCGACTGA
- a CDS encoding ABATE domain-containing protein — MHVFKCGTPALDFVGTLRARHNPEPLEMLSSPESLDAWYSESGVVDGDSNCGPSDVAEAVALREAIYALVVAKLAGESYQADALSLVNRTARTPSAVPQLTRSGRRIEATAQQALSSVAREAIRILSGPEGSLLKECSRPECTQIYIDRSHGARREWCAMDPCGNRVKAAAYRARKRVNKPRTSATASVRP, encoded by the coding sequence ATGCATGTCTTTAAGTGCGGCACCCCGGCGCTGGACTTCGTAGGGACGCTGCGGGCGCGGCACAACCCTGAACCTCTGGAGATGCTCTCGTCGCCGGAGAGTCTCGACGCCTGGTACAGCGAATCCGGCGTCGTCGACGGCGACTCGAACTGCGGTCCGTCCGACGTCGCGGAGGCGGTGGCTCTTCGCGAGGCGATCTACGCGCTCGTCGTTGCCAAGCTGGCGGGGGAGAGTTACCAGGCCGACGCGCTCTCGCTGGTCAACCGCACGGCGCGTACGCCCTCGGCGGTCCCGCAGCTCACCCGGTCGGGCCGCCGGATCGAGGCGACTGCGCAACAGGCGCTGTCCTCGGTGGCGCGAGAGGCAATCCGCATTCTCAGCGGACCGGAAGGGTCGCTGCTCAAGGAGTGCAGCAGGCCTGAGTGCACGCAGATCTACATCGACCGGTCGCATGGAGCTCGCCGGGAGTGGTGCGCCATGGATCCGTGCGGGAACAGGGTGAAGGCGGCCGCTTATCGTGCCCGCAAGAGGGTGAACAAGCCGAGGACTTCCGCCACGGCATCCGTGAGGCCGTAG
- a CDS encoding PQQ-binding-like beta-propeller repeat protein — protein sequence MYEDSAPETAWGRNRRLRALRPVWKSDKDSSRGDTYEDEPLGGWLIGELVVRADFDRLRAYDIGTGTVRWTWPVPGRDVLMAVSPNADDGIALVLHHDEASSSGDLPTVAAIDLAAGKQAWSRDHHDMEFSYFHSHTPHTTLSGRRIASISEEHVESVDPEDGAALWRSPLPGEAGNRDAWIMCADPLVVASTGHGRRGERRISVFDDSGNVTASLSLPPAYRNVALPAAVVNGVLVTGLVHPDASSDEHARIGGFDLSTGKLRWERRPGGISVQSLLPHRGLLLVLHSFGSKITALDARDGRVVARRRLRGYGGSALLRVAGARFAVIGRSGGRSPLRVFHWR from the coding sequence ATGTACGAGGACAGTGCGCCGGAAACCGCCTGGGGGCGCAATCGGCGGTTGAGGGCCTTGCGCCCCGTATGGAAATCCGACAAGGACAGCAGCCGCGGCGATACCTACGAGGATGAACCGCTGGGCGGCTGGCTGATCGGTGAACTCGTCGTACGTGCCGACTTCGACCGGCTGCGGGCGTACGACATCGGTACAGGCACCGTCCGTTGGACCTGGCCCGTGCCGGGCCGCGACGTGCTCATGGCTGTCTCCCCGAACGCCGATGACGGCATCGCCCTGGTGCTTCATCACGACGAGGCGTCATCCAGCGGCGACCTGCCGACAGTTGCGGCCATCGACCTCGCCGCAGGCAAGCAAGCGTGGTCCAGGGACCATCACGACATGGAATTCAGCTACTTCCACTCACACACTCCACACACCACTTTGAGTGGTCGGCGCATCGCCTCGATCAGCGAAGAGCACGTCGAGTCGGTCGACCCCGAGGACGGTGCCGCGCTCTGGCGCAGCCCGCTGCCGGGCGAGGCCGGGAACCGCGATGCGTGGATCATGTGTGCCGACCCACTGGTCGTCGCGAGTACAGGGCATGGCAGACGTGGTGAACGACGGATCTCCGTCTTCGACGACAGCGGGAACGTGACGGCGTCGCTCTCGCTTCCCCCTGCATACAGAAACGTGGCCCTCCCTGCGGCTGTCGTGAACGGGGTGCTCGTGACCGGACTGGTCCACCCGGACGCCTCGTCCGACGAGCATGCGCGGATCGGCGGCTTCGATCTGTCCACGGGCAAGCTCCGCTGGGAGCGACGCCCCGGCGGGATCAGCGTTCAGAGCTTGCTGCCACATCGCGGACTACTTCTGGTACTTCACTCATTCGGCAGCAAGATCACTGCGCTCGATGCCCGCGACGGCCGTGTAGTCGCCCGTCGCCGGTTGCGCGGCTACGGAGGTTCCGCGCTGCTCCGCGTGGCCGGCGCCCGGTTCGCCGTGATCGGCCGCAGCGGCGGCCGCTCCCCCCTGCGGGTCTTCCACTGGCGCTGA
- a CDS encoding MarR family winged helix-turn-helix transcriptional regulator — MTPAPTNLDDACNNLALRKAARYLGATYDKALAPVGLRATQFSILQKLSAHGETTITSLADMIAMDRTTLASNLKPLAREGLVTVETSAADRRARIVTLTADGLSRMKAALPLWKAVQARFEESFGADDAARLRASLGAVLDTGFDPWAE; from the coding sequence ATGACCCCTGCGCCGACGAACCTCGACGACGCGTGCAACAACCTGGCCCTGCGCAAGGCGGCCCGGTACCTCGGCGCGACGTACGACAAGGCTCTGGCCCCGGTCGGTCTTCGTGCGACGCAGTTCAGCATTCTGCAGAAGCTGAGTGCTCACGGGGAAACGACGATCACCAGCCTCGCCGACATGATCGCCATGGACCGCACGACGCTGGCCTCGAACCTCAAGCCGCTCGCGCGGGAGGGCCTGGTGACCGTCGAGACGTCGGCAGCCGACCGCCGGGCACGCATCGTCACGCTCACGGCGGACGGCCTCTCCCGGATGAAGGCGGCGCTTCCCCTGTGGAAAGCCGTGCAAGCCCGTTTCGAGGAGAGTTTCGGAGCAGACGACGCAGCCCGGCTGCGCGCATCGCTGGGGGCCGTCCTCGACACCGGCTTCGATCCCTGGGCTGAATAA
- a CDS encoding TetR/AcrR family transcriptional regulator produces the protein MGRTSDAREKILGAAHSLIELRGYSALGVAEICRTAGVPKGSFYYFFESKEALALAVIDDQWATQRSDWTRVLKSDAQPLQRLRQLFEETEAEQLAGQQTCGTVSGCLFGNLTLEMSNQTEAVRTRLQEIFDAQVDMVDAVITEALERGEVAVSDTRAAARSVVAQLEGQVLFAKLYNNASQLGALWTNCLALLGADSPHVPTAA, from the coding sequence ATGGGACGGACAAGTGATGCCAGAGAGAAGATTCTCGGGGCTGCGCACTCGCTCATCGAGCTGCGCGGCTATTCGGCTCTGGGCGTGGCCGAGATCTGCCGGACGGCAGGGGTACCCAAGGGCAGCTTCTACTACTTCTTCGAGTCCAAGGAGGCTCTCGCCCTCGCCGTGATCGACGATCAGTGGGCCACGCAGCGGAGCGACTGGACCCGCGTCCTCAAGAGCGACGCGCAGCCACTGCAGCGGCTGCGGCAGCTCTTCGAGGAGACCGAGGCCGAACAGCTGGCCGGGCAGCAGACCTGCGGGACCGTTTCGGGCTGCCTGTTCGGCAATCTCACCCTGGAGATGAGCAACCAGACCGAAGCCGTCCGCACGCGCCTGCAGGAGATCTTCGACGCCCAGGTCGACATGGTCGACGCGGTCATCACCGAGGCGCTCGAACGTGGCGAGGTCGCGGTGAGCGACACCCGCGCCGCCGCGCGATCCGTGGTCGCACAGCTTGAGGGCCAGGTCCTTTTCGCCAAGCTCTACAACAATGCCTCGCAACTCGGCGCGCTCTGGACGAACTGTCTTGCGCTGCTGGGCGCCGACAGCCCGCACGTGCCGACCGCCGCCTGA
- a CDS encoding TetR/AcrR family transcriptional regulator: protein MVTRTATKLSARERLLEAANELFYSEGVQTVGIDRIIEHAGVAKASLYNTYGNKESLVCAYLESRKARIQDRILRTLTRFRTPRERLLGVFDAQGEFFTASEYNGCAFARATAEAPDDSSVSRAAGDYRTWVRGLFTELATEAGYADPEGLARQLHLLYDGAGLSARMDRDPSAATTARTAAAVLLDAAPLVEPASSGPES, encoded by the coding sequence ATGGTGACCAGGACCGCAACGAAGCTGTCCGCGCGAGAGCGTCTGCTCGAGGCCGCCAACGAGCTGTTCTACAGCGAGGGCGTGCAGACCGTCGGCATCGACCGCATCATCGAACACGCCGGCGTCGCCAAGGCATCCCTCTACAACACCTACGGGAACAAGGAAAGCCTGGTCTGCGCCTACCTGGAGTCCCGCAAGGCGCGCATCCAGGACCGGATCCTGCGGACGCTGACCCGCTTCAGGACTCCCCGGGAACGCCTGCTCGGTGTCTTCGACGCGCAGGGCGAGTTTTTCACCGCTTCCGAGTACAACGGCTGCGCGTTCGCGCGGGCCACAGCCGAGGCGCCGGACGACAGCTCGGTCAGCCGCGCCGCCGGCGACTACCGGACCTGGGTGCGCGGCCTGTTCACCGAACTTGCCACCGAGGCCGGGTACGCCGACCCCGAAGGGCTGGCCCGCCAGTTGCACCTGCTTTACGACGGTGCCGGACTGTCCGCGCGGATGGACCGCGATCCCTCGGCCGCTACCACCGCGCGTACCGCAGCAGCCGTCCTGCTCGACGCGGCGCCGCTCGTGGAGCCGGCGAGCAGCGGCCCGGAAAGCTGA
- a CDS encoding DsbA family protein — protein sequence MNDFRPRTPVDFWFDPVCPWTWLTSRWMLEVGKARPVDIAWHVMSLAVLNEGRLDELPERIRLLMGQAWAPVRVLTAASQVHGSEMLEPLYTAMGTRFHLQNQPRTRPTVEAALRDVGLPVDLADAGDADTYDELVRASHLEGIALVGQDVGSPIIAVPGPGAGADKVAFFGPVVTPAPKGEQAAQLWDGTLAVVSTPGFYEIKRTRTVGPLFD from the coding sequence GTGAACGACTTCCGCCCCCGCACACCCGTCGACTTCTGGTTCGACCCCGTCTGCCCGTGGACGTGGCTGACCTCCCGCTGGATGCTGGAGGTCGGCAAGGCCCGGCCGGTCGACATCGCCTGGCACGTGATGAGCCTTGCTGTCCTCAACGAGGGCCGCCTCGACGAACTGCCCGAGCGCATCCGTCTTCTGATGGGGCAGGCATGGGCACCGGTCCGTGTTCTGACCGCGGCGTCGCAGGTCCACGGCTCCGAGATGCTGGAGCCCCTGTACACCGCGATGGGAACCCGGTTCCACCTGCAGAACCAGCCCAGGACCCGCCCCACCGTCGAAGCGGCGCTTCGCGACGTCGGCTTGCCCGTGGACCTTGCCGACGCCGGCGACGCGGACACGTACGACGAACTGGTGCGAGCATCGCATCTCGAAGGCATCGCGCTGGTCGGCCAGGATGTCGGCAGTCCGATCATCGCCGTACCGGGCCCGGGCGCAGGCGCCGACAAGGTGGCATTCTTCGGCCCGGTCGTCACGCCCGCCCCCAAGGGTGAACAGGCCGCGCAGCTGTGGGACGGCACCCTCGCCGTCGTTTCCACCCCGGGCTTTTACGAGATCAAGCGCACCCGAACGGTCGGTCCGCTCTTCGACTGA